The window AGCGTAGACGAAAGGCACGTAATCCAGCGGTTCCACACGGATCAAGCGAGGGTGGTTAGCGAACACCGGCTCAATCGACTCTCGCACTACCGGGTTCTTGTGGATCGGATAGAGGATTTGCGTATCGGGATGCTCGTCAGCGATTTGCTTGAGGGCAAGGGCGATGGAACTCATGTTGTCGCCCCAGTTTTCGCGCCGATGCGCGGTAACCAGCAAGACTTTGTGCTTTTCAAAATCAGCGCCGCCAAAGAGCGACTTGTCAACCGCGGCTTCGTCGATTCGCGAGGCCGTGTCCATGAGCGCATCGATAACCGTGTTACCTGTTAGATATACATTGTCGACAATTCCTTCTTTGCGCAGATTCTCAACCGCCAACTCGGTCGGAGAAAAGTGCAAAGTGGCAATTCGACCGGTCTGACGACGCGACATCTCTTCGGGGAAAGGATTGTAGCGGTCGTTGGTGCGCAGTCCGGCCTCGACATGACCTACAGGCACTTTATGGTAGAAAGCCGCCAGCGCCGTCGCCATGACGGTGACCGTGTCACCCTGAACCAGAACCAGGTCCGGCTTGACCTTATTGAGGAGCTCGTCCATTGAGGTAAGCACCCTGGCAGTCAATTCGGAGAGACTCTGACCGTGCTTCATCAAATCCAGGTCATAATCCGGCTTGATGTCAAACCAGACCAGCATCTGATCCACCATCTCGCGATGCTGGGCGGTCAAAACAACGATGGGCTCGAGAACCTCTGATTTTGCGACTGCGTGAACTACCGGGGCAAGCTTGACAAGCTCCGGACGGGTCCCAAACACGCACATCACGCGCTTTTTCATCATTCCAAAATTCTACAACAGTGACGGATCAACGTGCTTCTTAGCAACAGTCGATTAGCAACAGTCGATTGCTCCCAGACCCTAGCCGAAAGTGACCAATCTGGTAGACTAAAAACCGGAAATATAGCCGCTGCACGAACGGCTAGCCGCATGACATATTAAAACGGAATCCGCAATCAAGCCCTCGCTCGACTCTCTGGAAGAGGTTATTAGTGGACATCATTATTGAAGGCAAGATTACGCCTGAAGAAGGGATGAGCGAAGTCATCCAGACCGTTATCGATCTGAAGAATCTGCAAAATCCAATTTTGCGAATTTCCTCAGCTGATAGCGATCTGCAGGGTCGCGTGTCATTCTCGAGCGGACATATTTTGGGCGGCAGAATCAACAATTCGGACGAAACAGGATATCCGGCGATTCGCAAGTTGCTGTCTATAACTGATGGAAACTACGCCATTCTCGACCCGGGACGGCAACATATCACCGACGTCAATCAGACATTGTGGATAGAAGCGCATAAAGTCGTGCAGATGCTGCCGAATTTGCCGCAGACGCCGGAAGTCTTGATGGACATAAACGCCGAGTACAACACTGAAGTTAAACCTCGCATCGCCAACATGGACCTGAAAGCAGGAAAAGTCGACGATGGCGAAAAACCCACTGTCACTGACGTTAAAAGCAAAACGCGCTCTTTCGACCAGGGCACCTGGTTTTTCTTCAAACTGTTTTTATGGGCGCTGGGCACCTTGATCGTCAGCGCCGTTGTATTAACATACAGCGACCAGATCTACGCACTGTTCAAAGCCAAACAAAACAACCCTGCCGTCCAGGTCTCCACTCCAACACCAAATTCAAATGCACATCCAGGCAATCCGAAATCTAATCCAGGGCATCGCTGATAAGCTGCGGTCCAGGCACTCACAAGTATCGATACCGCATTTAGTATCAAAACCGGACAGCTTAACCGAGCGTCATGGCACCTCGCGTCGCGGCGTCATGACGCTCAAGGCCCGTCGGATGTCCGTATTCAGACATCGCAGAATTTTGGAAGGCGAAACATCGCCATGACGGCGCGAGCCATTTTAAAACGTTGTCACCTCAACGTTGATGGCGTCAGCCGCACATATTACCTGCATCTACCAACTGATTACGATCAGTTGGCATCATTCCCGTTGCTTCTCGCCTTTCATGGGGGTGGCGGCAAAGCGACCATGATGCACCGGGTCAGCAAACTGACAAACACGGCCGATCGACACTCTTTCATCGTCGCCTATCCAGATGGACTGGAACGAAAATGGAGCGACCAGAGAGCGATGACCGGCTTCGATCGCAAAGGCGACTTAAGCTTCGTAAGCACCCTTCTGGATCAATTGGAGAAAGAGTACAAGGTTGACGCCAAACGCATTTACGCGACTGGAATCTCAAACGGTGGATTTTTCTCGCAAGACCTGGCCATCGCTTTTCCAGAGCGCATCGCTGCTGTCGCCTCAGTGGCAGCATCAGTCAGCCGAGCTGTCTTTGATCGGGTCGTGCCACCAAAACCGGTACCAATACTTTTTATGTTGGGCGATAGTGATCCAATCGTTCCCTACAACGGCGGTGACATTAAGCTCGGCTCAGAAGTGCGCGGTGCTGTTGTTTCAGCCGACGACTCGATTCGATTCTGGATGAACGCAAACCAATGTTCCGACGAAGTAGAGGAGCTGACTGTCAAAAAAGCTTCTGATGACGACACGGTAGTAACTATCCGAAAATGGCGTGGACCGGGCCCGCGAAACCAGGTGGTTTTGTACGCCATTCAAAATGGAGGGCACACCTGGCCCTCTGGCTGGCAATACCTGGGCGAGTCTTTCATCGGCAAAACCAGCCGCCAGATTAATGCCAATGAAGAAATCTGGGACTTCTTTCAGCGCCACCACCTGTAATGAGAGCAAGTGTAACGCGATAACGCAAGCTCGCCCAACGATGTAGATTTGCTAAGAAGAGATCTTCACAAGTCGAAACTTGAGGCTCTTATTCTCTTTAAGTACTCTGAGTGCATCTTCTCTCTCTTTACCTAAAAGAAACTACAAAGACTTATAACTGCTGCAGCCACCGTTGCCGCCACTCCTCAGCACAAATCAGCGTGCACAGTCTTGAGCCGAGTACCGCACCCGCCTGCCATGTCTTCAGTCGGCGCACCCCGGGCCCACCATCCCGATGTCAGCGTCTACTTGAGCCATGCTGCACTGGTGCACCCCGTCAGTGAAATCCATGCCTCAGACTGCTCACCAGTGCGGCAAACATGTTGCTGTAGTCATCGGTCCACAGTCCTACGTCCTGCTGGTCAGCACAGGGCTCGATGCGCAGTCGAACGTATCTGGAAGCGTCAACCGGCAGTCGCTTCAGGGGCTGTCGCGTCACCGCCACGTAGCGACTCTTGTCCGTATCGAGCGACGTCGCAACCAGACCCAGAGACTTAGCGATGTTAGCGATTGGCGGAGCGAGGTCGAGGTACCGGTTCGATATGTGGAGCAAACAGACGCCATCAGGCTTCACATGCTCCATGTACAGACTGACAGCCTCGCGAGTGAGCAGATGCACAGGCACGGCATCGCCATTGAACGCATCAATGACCAACAGGTCGTATTTGCCGTTCTTCTCCGCCTCGAGAGCCTTACGCCCATCGCCGATGACGACATCAACAGCCGCTCTCGAATCGCTCAAGAACGTGAAGTACCGGCGTGCCACTTGCTCGACCTTAGGGTCGATTTCGTAGTAGCGAATTGTGTCGCCGCGCTGTCCGTATGCCGCGATAGTGCCTGCACCGAGACCGACGATGGCATAGCGCATCGGCTGCCCGGGCGTGTTCAAGCGAAGCATCTCGTCGACATAACTCAAACCGGTTCCATAGGCAAAATACTGCGTTGGCTCGCGTCTGCGACTTTCGCCGTAAAACTGCTGACCGTGCACGATGGTTCCATTGGCGAGCACTTTGCTGTCGGTGAGCTCGATTACCGAGATGCAACCGTAGAAGTTGCGCAGCCGGGCAATGACATTGTTGGTGAGCGAGTAGACGAGATAGCCGTCCAGAAGCATGACCGAATAAGTCAGAGCGCACACGTAAAGTGTGTTCATTCGCTTGTTGGGCAACAACCTGACGCCGTCCCTGGCATTAGCGTAATAGCACAGCCCCAGCATAACAAACGGAAGCGCGTACTTCTCGGCATAGAAGTCGAGCACCATAGGCGCCAGCAGATTAATCGACACGCCGCCCAATACGCCACCAAATGCGATGGCGAGATAGAAGGCAGCGAGATGTCGCGGCGAAGGTTTGCGTCGAACAATTTCTCCGCAGCAGACCATGCAGAAACAGAAAATCATGGACAGCACGCACAGCACATTCAAGAACTTGTTGCTGCGCGAGAACCAGTCAAGAAGCCAGAAGACCGGACCGACGTAAAGATAGAAGCTGCGATGGTAAGAGTCTTTGTTGCCGAAACAGATGATGAAAGCCAGCAGGTAGACGCACAATGGCAAGATCCACAGAAACGGCACCGGCGCAATATCCTGCGTCAGATAAGTGGTGTAGACGATCAGGATCACAGTCGCCAGTGCGCTCAAACCCACCCACCAGACATAGTCAATGGGTGCCGGCTGTCTCTCATCCTCCAGCCCGTCTGAAGTGTTGGCTGGAGCACTCGTGTTTCTGAACATCAGGTAAGTCGAAAGAACAGCGCTGCACGCCAGCATGACGTAACCGCTGTTCCAGTAAGACAACGCCTTATCTACTCCGAAGAGTGGTTCAACCACCAGGGGATAGAGCAACAACGCCGCCATCGAGCCGATGTTTGACAATCCGTAGAGCGGATAGGGGTCGCCCAGCTTCTGCTGCTCGTAGAAACTCTGCATCAACCCACTTATCGTCGCCAGAAGCGTGCAAGGCACCGCCAGGTGCACAGTCAGAAGTGCAAGCAGACTCTGGACTGGATGCATGCCCGCGTTGGCAGCCCAGGCAGAAGCCGGCGGCACGTTCAATGAGAGCACTGAGGCGACCATAAGCAGGCAGTAGATCACACACTGCGTTTTCACCGGCAATTTCGTAATCGCGAAAGTGAGGAGATAGCCTGTCAGCAAAGCGACCTGGAAGAACATCAGACAGACGCACCAGATCGCCGCCACACCACCGAATTGGGCAGTGACAACCTTTCCAACCAGAGGTTGAATCTGAAACATCAAAAAAGCGCCGAGAAAGATCGTCACCCCGTAACAAAGACGGGACAGGGTAACGCTCGAATTGTCGCTTTGCATCTAAGACCTTCTTTCCAAACACAATAGTACTTCGTGAATGCTCGAAAAACACTTGCATAGGCGGACTGGAAATCCGAGCGGATGCAAGCAGAGAGGTAATCAACGATGAGCAAATTCACTTTAGCGCGGGTGCTGTTCGCCTGCGTTGGCAGCTTGCTGATTCTGGCAGGCTGCGGTCCGGATGACGATCCGAAATCGGCGTTCCCGGACAAACTGCAGACACAAGTGCGACTGCGGGATGGTCCGGCTAAGGAAAAGACCCGCATCGTCCACTACGCAGAAGACAAGGAGACACCGCTGTGGGCTGAAGTCGTGCTGACCAACGACCACACGCGCAAGGTCTACTACGAGAACCACGTCATGGTGCGCAGCGAGGAGTTCTACAAGCCCGAAGACGGCGGTGGACTCTACCTGAAGCGGCTCTATATGCCCGACGGGCGCAACCTGAAAGCGGAGGAGCAAAGACTGCCTGACGGAACGGTGACCATGCAAGGTGACCGCAACCCGGACGGGTCTTACAACCGCAGTTTCTACACCGACAAGAAGCTCGTGCGTCACCTGCTGCTCAACCAGAATGGTGACACGCTCGGCGAGGAAAACTATTACGCCAGCGGTGCCATGAAGCAGAAGACGACGCGCAACGGCGACATTCTCACTGTCGACTCTTTCGACGAAGCCGGCTACCCGACCCTGAGCGAAAGCTCGGATCGCTACGGCTACAACAAGTCGAAGACGCTCTACTTCTCAGGCAGCAAGCAGGCTCGCATCAAGTCCGAGCTTGCTTCAGGACGATCGACCGTGGTCATCTACCGCCCGGACGGCAGCATTGAGCAAGACTGGGTGCGCGCCAGCACTCAGACAATCGTCATCCAGCACTGGGATGCGCGGGGCAATGTCGTCTGGCGCCAGAATCTGCTTCTCTATCGCTACCGCCTCGGCGCGCCGGCGAAGATAACCGACTGGCGAGTCTTCTCGACGGAGGACGTGAACGCGAAAGGCGCCGTCATTCGTCGCGTGCTCTACGACAAGGATGGCGCACCGCGGGTGGTGTTCTATCCGACTGAGAACTCCAGCGAAGACATCTTCGAAGGGGTGATCAAAGACCTGCGCGCCGACGGCACCGTCGAACGTGTCCGGTATCACGAACGAGACGGCAAAGAAGTTGTGAAAGAGCAACACACTGCCGCAGAAAACATTCGCGATCCGATTGACCCGGCTTTCGCGAAGATGCCGACCGAAGACTACTCGTTTGCTCCCATGCAAATGGGCATCTTTGGCGGTAGAGGCGGTTACTGAGCCGCCAGGCTATTACCGAAGGGAAGCCTCGCTTTCCTTCGGCGTTGTATCAAAGATCAACAATCAACGCCACTTTGTGGCAGGAGTTTTCTATGACTCACTCCGATCTGCAGACCCGCGCCGTTCAGAACCTTCTGCGCCGCGCCGAGGAATTCCGCTCGCACCTGCTCGCCCTGGGCGGCAGCACGGGCGGTGCATATCACTACAGCAGCTCGATCGCCTACGGTTCGTGGGACTTGATCAAGCTCTTCGCCGACACGCCCCGCATCGGCGCCGAAGTGCGCACGATGGAAGACGTGGCGCGCTACATGGCTTCGCATCGCGAGCACGAGTTCTACTGCCAGATGGAGCTGTGGGCCTCGCTCAACAGCGTGCTGGACGCGCTCGCCCGGCGCTTCACCGCCGTCGAGATCTTCGGCTCGACCGAGAAGCTGCTCGCTGCCACCATCAAGACCCTGGAGCTGTGCGACAAGACGCTCTCGTACAACCACGTCGACTTCCAGTTCGCGCGCTTCCTGCTCGTGCACACGGCGCGTCTGCTGCTCGAAGTCGGCGAGACCGTGGGCGACGCCAACGAGGAGCTGGGAAAGAAGGTCGAGCTGACCCGGGCGCCCCTGGCCGCGGCCATCGCCGCGCTCGAGAAGAACACGGACAACGCCGCCGTGACCGCGCGTGAAAACGCCAACGCCGTCCTGGCGACGATCAAAGCGATGGTCGCCTGAACTGTCGATGATTGGGGTGTGCTTCTTGCCAAGCACACCCCGTCACCGAGCCTGCACACTTGAACCATGGGCGAAAAACCGGCGGGATGCTACCGGTAACACGCCTGAGAAAACTGAGCCTGGACGCTCAGATACAAGCATCCGCACAAGGAATGACACCATGTCGTTGAAAGCATTCGTCTCCCGTGCCTTCGCTGTTCAAAGCTGCATTGCGGCCGCTGTCGCCTTCAGCTTCGCCTGCAACGCAGCCTTCGGTCGCTACATGATCGGCTACGACCTCGCTTCCACGCTTCTGGTCGGCGCTATCATCGGCGTTCTGATCGCGGCTGCCATCGGTCTCACCGACTTCATGACCTACTATGCCGGTCGCACGAAAGACTACGCTGTCTGCAACTCGATGGGCGTCGTCGCAGCCATCACCATCTACAACTGGAACGTTCTTCTGCACATGAACACTGCCGGCTGGACGCTGCGTGGTTGCGCCATCTCGGTCGTGCTCGGTCTCGTCTGTGGCACCGCCTATGCGGCCTCGTGCGGTGCAGTGAAGAAGCTGGCGGAGTAACGTCCGGTCAACAATTACGGCAATTTGCCGCACAAGCAAGCTTCGGGGCGCAGCGCAGTCAAGCAGCGCCCCGATGGCTGGTTCACTAAAAAAGCCCGGTTATACTTAATAATATAGTAAAGACTTAATAGCGTAAAATAAACATTTCAAGCTACTAAACCAAAAGGAAAAAGGGTGGAAGAACTGTCGTTCACTCCACCCTTTAAGTTCGCGAATGCGCTGCCGGTCAGCCCATTGTCACCTTACGCATCACTTCGAGCGAGAACTTGGGCGTGCGGTCCATCCAGAACAAGCCATTCGCCTCCTGATACACGTCGGTGAACTCGGTGTAGCAGAAACCTCCAAGAACAGGAAGAGCATGGACCACCGCCATCAGCTCGCCATAGCGACA is drawn from Candidatus Melainabacteria bacterium and contains these coding sequences:
- a CDS encoding UDP-N-acetylglucosamine 2-epimerase (non-hydrolyzing), with the protein product MMKKRVMCVFGTRPELVKLAPVVHAVAKSEVLEPIVVLTAQHREMVDQMLVWFDIKPDYDLDLMKHGQSLSELTARVLTSMDELLNKVKPDLVLVQGDTVTVMATALAAFYHKVPVGHVEAGLRTNDRYNPFPEEMSRRQTGRIATLHFSPTELAVENLRKEGIVDNVYLTGNTVIDALMDTASRIDEAAVDKSLFGGADFEKHKVLLVTAHRRENWGDNMSSIALALKQIADEHPDTQILYPIHKNPVVRESIEPVFANHPRLIRVEPLDYVPFVYAMQRCHFVLTDSGGIQEEAPSLGKPVLVLRTNTERPEAVAAGAAKLIGTEQKGIVSAAKGLLDSPAAYNKMALSVNPFGDGKASQKIVQAIEAFFCLKK